From Microcoleus sp. FACHB-831, a single genomic window includes:
- a CDS encoding DUF3352 domain-containing protein yields MPEKKSKPIVYALIGAGAVLLGGVAAYLYSDGYIGASDTPIESAKVVPNQALMAGTISTDPRNWAQLQQFGTPEVQKLVDKGLKDFQKDAFADSKINYDKDVRPWLGSVMFAMLPSSGAKATQEPDVLVVVGIKNKFSMLGFGNKFKNDKTKGATKETDYKGVKIYENTDNGKKTYAAILKNHLVMASEIKNVQQAIDTFKGQPSLASKADASAMFSKGVDVKNPIAQFYVPDYGAFVDKLVANNAGGAGVSPQALKQMKAVKSMVAGVGIDEAGVRFKAVTKIDPAAMKLEYKPSPGKVIGQLPASAIATINGQGISRFWSVIVEEGKNDPQIKQAIEGARQQVKTVNLDLDKDILGWMDGEFAIAAIPSNEGILKASGFGGALVFETSDRATAEATLTKLDAIAKGNSMTVSQRDVGGKKVTEWVIPQQGAFMGHGWLDQNTVFVAIGGPIADAIATKPSPLDSSESFKAVTGTLPQTNAGYFYLDMDKTMSVINSQLPPEQKSAITPETSAVINSIRGLAIAVTQPDKSTSGMEMLLALKPKTAK; encoded by the coding sequence ATGCCTGAGAAGAAATCTAAACCTATAGTTTATGCGCTTATTGGTGCTGGTGCAGTCCTGCTAGGTGGCGTGGCTGCTTATCTATACTCCGATGGTTATATTGGTGCTAGCGATACCCCGATAGAAAGTGCCAAAGTTGTACCAAATCAAGCACTCATGGCTGGCACAATTTCCACAGATCCTAGAAATTGGGCACAATTGCAGCAGTTTGGCACTCCTGAAGTACAAAAGCTTGTAGATAAAGGTCTAAAAGACTTTCAAAAAGATGCCTTTGCAGACTCCAAGATTAATTATGATAAGGATGTAAGACCTTGGTTGGGTAGCGTAATGTTTGCCATGCTGCCATCATCGGGCGCAAAAGCCACGCAAGAACCCGATGTTCTGGTAGTAGTAGGTATTAAGAATAAGTTTAGTATGTTGGGGTTTGGCAACAAGTTTAAAAACGATAAAACTAAGGGTGCTACTAAGGAAACAGACTACAAGGGCGTCAAAATATACGAAAATACAGACAATGGCAAGAAAACTTACGCGGCTATATTGAAGAACCATTTAGTGATGGCTTCTGAAATAAAAAACGTGCAACAAGCCATCGATACTTTTAAAGGCCAGCCTTCGCTTGCGAGTAAAGCGGATGCAAGCGCTATGTTCTCAAAAGGGGTAGATGTTAAAAACCCGATTGCTCAATTTTATGTGCCTGATTATGGGGCTTTCGTGGATAAGTTAGTAGCCAACAATGCTGGGGGTGCTGGTGTGAGTCCGCAAGCCCTAAAGCAGATGAAGGCGGTAAAGTCTATGGTAGCGGGTGTGGGCATTGATGAAGCTGGCGTGCGGTTTAAAGCGGTCACAAAAATAGATCCAGCTGCAATGAAATTAGAATATAAACCTTCACCCGGCAAGGTGATAGGTCAACTTCCTGCCTCAGCAATAGCTACGATTAACGGGCAAGGAATCAGCCGTTTTTGGTCAGTAATAGTAGAGGAAGGGAAAAACGATCCGCAAATTAAGCAGGCGATTGAGGGAGCAAGACAGCAAGTTAAAACGGTTAATTTAGATTTAGATAAAGATATTTTGGGTTGGATGGATGGAGAATTTGCGATCGCTGCAATTCCATCAAATGAGGGAATACTTAAGGCGTCTGGATTTGGCGGGGCGTTAGTATTTGAAACCAGCGATCGCGCAACGGCTGAAGCAACGCTAACTAAACTGGATGCGATCGCTAAGGGCAACTCTATGACTGTATCGCAAAGAGATGTCGGCGGTAAAAAAGTAACCGAGTGGGTAATTCCCCAGCAAGGAGCCTTTATGGGGCACGGTTGGCTAGATCAAAACACGGTTTTTGTGGCAATTGGTGGCCCCATAGCTGATGCGATCGCAACTAAGCCTAGCCCGTTAGATAGCAGCGAATCTTTTAAGGCAGTAACAGGAACTTTGCCTCAGACAAACGCGGGCTATTTTTACCTAGATATGGACAAAACTATGTCCGTAATCAACAGTCAGCTACCTCCGGAACAAAAGAGTGCTATTACTCCAGAAACTAGCGCAGTCATTAATTCAATTCGCGGCTTGGCGATCGCAGTCACCCAACCTGACAAATCAACCAGCGGAATGGAGA